Proteins encoded by one window of Cloeon dipterum chromosome 2, ieCloDipt1.1, whole genome shotgun sequence:
- the LOC135937720 gene encoding organic cation transporter protein-like isoform X2: MAFDELLVHLGEFGRYQKRIYLLLCLPAISCALHKLAWVFLAARAPHRCLMPFESAENATFKNIDGFPRNMTLPIDSLTGDWSQCERLDSNFTDEYFEGMVPATKHVPCDNYVFDHSKYLSSAVFEWSLVCDKAWIRSGADTIFMLGVLIGSILFGYLSDRYGRRPIFFFSLVLQVSSGILAGLAPEYFSFVFARMTIGATTSGVFLVAYVIGMEMVGPSKRFYAGVVVQYFFTLGYMMTALFAYLITDWRQLQIALSLPGLLFLLYWWFVPESARWLLTKGREEEARQVLKNAAKENQVDLPDEMLDKFLNEGDEKVKPVQTGSLLDLLRYPNLRRKTFIILFLWFVNSGSYYGLSWNTSNLGGNDYLNFFISGAVEVPAYTFLLFALNRFGRKLTLCGSMLAGGIALLLSAVVPSGESWLLITLAMFGKMAITASYGAVYIFSAEQFPTVIRNVAIGISSTAARVGGMLAPFVNQLADIWRPLPLILIGALAFTAGLMSLLLPETLNKKLPETIEDGEDFGKRAKTEATDGNNVEM; this comes from the exons ATGGCATTCGACGAGCTACTGGTGCACCTGGGCGAATTCGGCCGTTACCAGAAGCGCATTTATCTTCTGCTCTGCCTGCCCGCGATCTCATGCGCGCTCCATAAGCTGGCCTGGGTTTTCCTGGCCGCCAGGGCGCCGCACCGCTGCTTGATGCCCTTCGAGTCCGCGGAAAACGCCACCTTTAAAAACATCGATGGCTTCCCAAGGAACATGACCCTTCCGATTGACTCGCTCACCGGAGACTGGTCCCAGTGCGAGCGGCTCGACTCCAACTTCACCGATGAATACTTTGAAGGAATGGTGCCTGCCACGAAGCACGTGCCCTGCGACAACTACGTCTTTGACCACTCCAAATACTTGTCCAGTGCTGTTTTtgag TGGAGTCTTGTTTGCGACAAGGCTTGGATCAGATCTGGCGCAGACACGATATTTATGCTCGGCGTGCTGATAGGCTCCATCCTGTTTGGCTACCTCTCTGACAG ATATGGCCGGCGaccaattttcttcttttcgtTGGTACTTCAAGTGTCTAGCGGCATACTCGCTGGATTGGCTCCGGAGTATTTCAGTTTTGTGTTTGCTCGGATGACCATTGGAGCCACAACGTCTGGCGTTTTCTTAGTTGCATACGTTATCG gaatgGAAATGGTTGGACCCTCTAAGCGGTTTTACGCTGGTGTCGTGGTTCAGTATTTTTTCACCCTTGGCTACATGATGACTGCCCTTTTTGCTTACCTCATCACCGACTGGAGACAACTGCAAATCGCACTCTCACTGCCAGGACTGCTTTTCCTTCTGTATTGGTg GTTTGTGCCCGAGTCTGCCCGCTGGTTGCTTACTAAAGGTCGCGAGGAAGAAGCGAGGCAGGTGCTAAAGAACGCTGCAAAGGAGAACCAAGTGGATTTGCCAGACGAGATGCTGGACAAATTCCTTAATGAAGGCGATGAAAAGGTCAAGCCTGTCCAAACTGGCTCTCTGCTCGATCTGCTCCGCTACCCAAATCTCCGCCGCAAAACCTTCATTATTCTCTTCCTATG GTTTGTCAACAGCGGCTCCTACTATGGCTTGTCTTGGAACACGTCCAATCTTGGTGGCAACGACTACTTAAACTTCTTCATTTCGGGTGCCGTAGAAGTTCCTGCTTATACATTCCTCCTGTTTGCGCTGAATCGCTTCGGCCGCAAGCTGACTCTCTGCGGCTCCATGCTCGCTGGAGGCATTGCCCTCTTGCTCTCCGCTGTGGTCCCTAGCG GTGAGTCTTGGCTGCTGATCACACTCGCAATGTTTGGTAAAATGGCCATCACCGCCTCGTATGGAGCCGTCTACATATTTTCTGCCGAGCAATTCCCAACGGTAATTCGAAACGTGGCCATCGGAATCAGCTCTACTGCTGCACGTGTCGGAGGAATGCTGGCACCTTTCGTCAACCAGCTG GCGGACATTTGGCGACCATTgcctttgattttaattgggGCACTGGCCTTCACCGCAGGATTAATGTCCCTACTTTTGCCGGaaactttaaacaaaaagctcCCAGAGACCATCGAAGATGGGGAGGATTTCGGAAA GAGAGCCAAAACGGAAGCAACCGACGGGAATAACGTGGAAATGTAA
- the LOC135937720 gene encoding organic cation transporter protein-like isoform X1, producing MDRKCGDEKSKKDEEMAFDELLVHLGEFGRYQKRIYLLLCLPAISCALHKLAWVFLAARAPHRCLMPFESAENATFKNIDGFPRNMTLPIDSLTGDWSQCERLDSNFTDEYFEGMVPATKHVPCDNYVFDHSKYLSSAVFEWSLVCDKAWIRSGADTIFMLGVLIGSILFGYLSDRYGRRPIFFFSLVLQVSSGILAGLAPEYFSFVFARMTIGATTSGVFLVAYVIGMEMVGPSKRFYAGVVVQYFFTLGYMMTALFAYLITDWRQLQIALSLPGLLFLLYWWFVPESARWLLTKGREEEARQVLKNAAKENQVDLPDEMLDKFLNEGDEKVKPVQTGSLLDLLRYPNLRRKTFIILFLWFVNSGSYYGLSWNTSNLGGNDYLNFFISGAVEVPAYTFLLFALNRFGRKLTLCGSMLAGGIALLLSAVVPSGESWLLITLAMFGKMAITASYGAVYIFSAEQFPTVIRNVAIGISSTAARVGGMLAPFVNQLADIWRPLPLILIGALAFTAGLMSLLLPETLNKKLPETIEDGEDFGKRAKTEATDGNNVEM from the exons ATGGACCGCAAGTGCGGAgatgaaaagagcaaaaaa GACGAGGAAATGGCATTCGACGAGCTACTGGTGCACCTGGGCGAATTCGGCCGTTACCAGAAGCGCATTTATCTTCTGCTCTGCCTGCCCGCGATCTCATGCGCGCTCCATAAGCTGGCCTGGGTTTTCCTGGCCGCCAGGGCGCCGCACCGCTGCTTGATGCCCTTCGAGTCCGCGGAAAACGCCACCTTTAAAAACATCGATGGCTTCCCAAGGAACATGACCCTTCCGATTGACTCGCTCACCGGAGACTGGTCCCAGTGCGAGCGGCTCGACTCCAACTTCACCGATGAATACTTTGAAGGAATGGTGCCTGCCACGAAGCACGTGCCCTGCGACAACTACGTCTTTGACCACTCCAAATACTTGTCCAGTGCTGTTTTtgag TGGAGTCTTGTTTGCGACAAGGCTTGGATCAGATCTGGCGCAGACACGATATTTATGCTCGGCGTGCTGATAGGCTCCATCCTGTTTGGCTACCTCTCTGACAG ATATGGCCGGCGaccaattttcttcttttcgtTGGTACTTCAAGTGTCTAGCGGCATACTCGCTGGATTGGCTCCGGAGTATTTCAGTTTTGTGTTTGCTCGGATGACCATTGGAGCCACAACGTCTGGCGTTTTCTTAGTTGCATACGTTATCG gaatgGAAATGGTTGGACCCTCTAAGCGGTTTTACGCTGGTGTCGTGGTTCAGTATTTTTTCACCCTTGGCTACATGATGACTGCCCTTTTTGCTTACCTCATCACCGACTGGAGACAACTGCAAATCGCACTCTCACTGCCAGGACTGCTTTTCCTTCTGTATTGGTg GTTTGTGCCCGAGTCTGCCCGCTGGTTGCTTACTAAAGGTCGCGAGGAAGAAGCGAGGCAGGTGCTAAAGAACGCTGCAAAGGAGAACCAAGTGGATTTGCCAGACGAGATGCTGGACAAATTCCTTAATGAAGGCGATGAAAAGGTCAAGCCTGTCCAAACTGGCTCTCTGCTCGATCTGCTCCGCTACCCAAATCTCCGCCGCAAAACCTTCATTATTCTCTTCCTATG GTTTGTCAACAGCGGCTCCTACTATGGCTTGTCTTGGAACACGTCCAATCTTGGTGGCAACGACTACTTAAACTTCTTCATTTCGGGTGCCGTAGAAGTTCCTGCTTATACATTCCTCCTGTTTGCGCTGAATCGCTTCGGCCGCAAGCTGACTCTCTGCGGCTCCATGCTCGCTGGAGGCATTGCCCTCTTGCTCTCCGCTGTGGTCCCTAGCG GTGAGTCTTGGCTGCTGATCACACTCGCAATGTTTGGTAAAATGGCCATCACCGCCTCGTATGGAGCCGTCTACATATTTTCTGCCGAGCAATTCCCAACGGTAATTCGAAACGTGGCCATCGGAATCAGCTCTACTGCTGCACGTGTCGGAGGAATGCTGGCACCTTTCGTCAACCAGCTG GCGGACATTTGGCGACCATTgcctttgattttaattgggGCACTGGCCTTCACCGCAGGATTAATGTCCCTACTTTTGCCGGaaactttaaacaaaaagctcCCAGAGACCATCGAAGATGGGGAGGATTTCGGAAA GAGAGCCAAAACGGAAGCAACCGACGGGAATAACGTGGAAATGTAA
- the LOC135937727 gene encoding protein SCO1 homolog, mitochondrial yields the protein MGRFGMCGRLIFDSLFSQTANRGCIIVPHNAKTQIRLNRLFNTTSLNRNVEPPKMNKPKAKGIITWKTLGITTVVGGGLLAFMLYVKREKELAIARERKRALGKISIGGKFKLKDCKGRIRSSDDFLGQWCLIYFGFTHCPDICPDEIEKMVEIVNKLDKDNKLKVQPIFISVDPERDTPEVVGKYTAEFSPRLLGLTGNRVEIDEVCKAYRVYSSAGPRDQENDYIVDHTIIMYLVNPDGEFVDYFGQNRNVEEIFNSVKIHATKYDRMNNPGWF from the exons ATGGGAAGATTTGGCATGTGTGGAAGGTTGATTTTCGACTCGTTATTTTCACAAACGGCTAACAGGGGTTGCATCATAGTACCGCACAatgcaaaaacacaaattcgACTTAACCGG ctTTTCAACACCACTTCTCTCAATAGAAATGTGGAGCCCCCTAAGATGAACAAACCCAAGGCAAAGGGAATAATCACGTGGAAAACCCTCGGGATCACAACAGTAGTCGGAGGAGGATTGCTTGCCTTCATGTTGTACGTCAAACGAGAGAAAGAACTTg CCATAGCAAGAGAGAGGAAGCGCGCGCTTGGCAAGATCTCCATTGGTGGAAAGTTTAAGCTGAAGGATTGCAAGGGCAGAATTCGCAGTTCGGACGACTTCCTTGGCCAGTGGTGCCTCATTTACTTTGGCTTCACCCACTGCCCAGACATTTGCCCTGatgaaattgagaaaatggTTGAAATTGTCAACAAGCTTg acAAGGACAACAAATTAAAGGTGCAGCCAATTTTCATCTCTGTTGATCCCGAAAGAGACACACCTGAGGTTGTTGGAAAGTACACTGCCGAGTTCTCGCCACGGCTCTTGGGACTCACGGGCAACCGAGTGGAGATTGATGAAGTTTGCAAGGCGTACCGTGTGTATTCAAGTGCCGGTCCCAGAGATCAAGAGAATGATTATATC gTGGACCACACGATTATCATGTACTTAGTGAACCCTGATGGGGAATTTGTGGACTACTTTGGTCAGAACAGAAATGTTGAAGAAATATTCAACAGCGTCAAGATCCACGCGACCAAGTACGATAGGATGAATAATCCAGGCTGGTTCTGA
- the LOC135937718 gene encoding protein brambleberry-like isoform X1, giving the protein MNGRTGEHRRSELLQYKNWHNTNKRTQATMHQRFLLVFYFLSVTTFLPLTATFSIADWIWKQKDDLAASYLAMINSGHINHEKIELPEVPFETSSKDERFLQEAQYFGLSLSSPLEKCQQSIVFKLKSSCSSLTEEQLGLFSVELLNCQLKYEGRYEFQCTEPMSLRACTSSMDQETWNSYQLMNNRARSLCVALRTAQFNAMTEMTINKLMASTKGHIESLQALKAEQETMSTSTDELVNKLNLEQSNFLHKQLMLKKLQMQTEHFVRNRLRDLAYERSLVSSIQRQLTATANMVSKKLFDANDEIEKRNGEWENHHNRLVDDTNKLHKWVKEIWQEIERGTEKMKSQHASTLQLNEATLQSLQAINASVLYFQNLFSTTHREINTRLTTIVETLGGSDNYINAITHFGYLFLSMLLIAFVGAPYYTKVILILLLSLNISILTTNVAEAPVIPLPAVTFLIVFGTLVFKTIGFIIQLIKTWTKQSSHTVRPVPMKGSFSRFKNLELWTKLAPFLGYDAAKRDYVRQVQDDDDSSSDSDSGLAEESEHVVAPLVSRQPNLVRRSSVSSRQSQNSTPSRAGTPTRPLCSATCVNGQPCRMFATTSQGTCSRHSS; this is encoded by the exons ATGAATGGGCGAACTG GTGAGCATCGTCGCTCTGAGCTGTTGCAGTACAAAAATTGGCACAACACAAACAAGAGGACACAAGCCACCATGCATCAACGTTTCTTGCTCGTATTTTACTTTCTAAGTGTCACCACATTTCTGCCCTTGACAGCAACCTTTTCCATTGCTGACTGGATCTGGAAGCAAAAGGATGATTTAGCGGCCAGCTACTTGGCAATGATTAACAGTGGTCATATTAACCACGAAAAGATTGAGCTCCCTGAAGTGCCTTTCGAGACCTCATCAAAAGATgaaag ATTCCTCCAAGAAGCCCAGTATTTTGGTTTGTCTCTGTCTTCGCCTCTAGAGAAATGTCAGCAGTCCATCGTGTTCAAATTGAAATCCTCCTGCTCTTCTTTGACTGAAGAACAACTTGGCTTATTCAGTGTTGAGTTGCTGAACTGTCAACTGAAGTATGAAGGGCGATATGAGTTCCAGTGCACAGAGCCTATGTCTCTGAGGGCTTGCACCAGCAGCATGGACCAGGAGACTTGGAACTCTTACCAGTTAATGAATAACCGCGCTCGATCCCTGTGCGTGGCTCTTAGAACAGCCCAGTTCAACGCCATGACAGAAATGACCATCAACAAACTTATGGCATCCACCAAAGGGCACATTGAATCGCTGCAGGCTCTCAAG gcTGAGCAAGAAACTATGAGTACAAGTACAGATGAGCTGGTGAACAAACTGAACCTGGAGCAAAGCAACTTTCTGCACAAGCAGCTGATGCTGAAGAAACTACAGATGCAAACTGAGCATTTCGTGAGGAACAGACTACGAGACTTGGCCTACGAAAGATCCCTAGTCTCGTCAATCCAAAGACAGCTTACTGCAACTGCAAACATGGTCAGCAAGAAGCTGT TTGATGCCAATGATGAAATAGAGAAACGCAATGGTGAGTGGGAAAATCACCACAACAGACTTGTGGATGATACGAATAAGCTTCACAAGTGGGTGAAAGAAATTTGGCAAGAAATTG aAAGAGGaacggaaaaaatgaaaagtcaaCATGCTTCTACGCTGCAACTCAACGAGGCAACACTGCAGAGTCTGCAGGCAATCAACGCTTCCGTATTGTACTTCCAAAACTTATTTTCAACGACGCACAGAGAAATTAACACAAGACTGACTACTATTGTAGAAACCCTTGGAGGGTCAG ataattacATCAACGCCATCACGCATTTCGGATACCTATTCCTATCTATGCTGCTCATCGCCTTTGTCGGCGCTCCTTATTACACGAAGGTGATCCTGATTCTGCTGCTTTCGCTCAACATATCCATACTCACCACCAACGTCGCGGAGGCTCCTGTCATTCCACTGCCTGCTGTGACGTTCCTCATTGTTTTTGGCACTTTGGTGTTCAAAACTATTGGCTTCATAATCCAGCTGATCAAAACGTGGACCAAACAGTCAAGCCATACCGTGAGGCCTGTGCCTATGAAAGGTTCCTTCTCGCGATTCAAGAATTTAGAGCTGTGGACTAAACTTGCGCCTTTTCTTG GTTATGACGCAGCGAAAAGAGATTACGTCAGGCAGGTCCAGGACGATGACGACTCATCTAGTGACAGTGACAGTGGACTTGCGGAAGAGTCTGAGCATGTTGTAGCACCA CTTGTGAGCCGCCAACCAAACTTGGTGAGGAGATCTTCCGTTTCTTCACGGCAGTctcaaaa CTCTACACCATCACGCGCAGGAACCCCTACCAGACCACTCTGCAGCGCAACTTGCGTAAACGGACAACCTTGCAGGATGTTCGCAACCACATCCCAAGGTACTTGTTCTCGACACAGTTCCTAG
- the LOC135937718 gene encoding protein brambleberry-like isoform X2, producing the protein MHQRFLLVFYFLSVTTFLPLTATFSIADWIWKQKDDLAASYLAMINSGHINHEKIELPEVPFETSSKDERFLQEAQYFGLSLSSPLEKCQQSIVFKLKSSCSSLTEEQLGLFSVELLNCQLKYEGRYEFQCTEPMSLRACTSSMDQETWNSYQLMNNRARSLCVALRTAQFNAMTEMTINKLMASTKGHIESLQALKAEQETMSTSTDELVNKLNLEQSNFLHKQLMLKKLQMQTEHFVRNRLRDLAYERSLVSSIQRQLTATANMVSKKLFDANDEIEKRNGEWENHHNRLVDDTNKLHKWVKEIWQEIERGTEKMKSQHASTLQLNEATLQSLQAINASVLYFQNLFSTTHREINTRLTTIVETLGGSDNYINAITHFGYLFLSMLLIAFVGAPYYTKVILILLLSLNISILTTNVAEAPVIPLPAVTFLIVFGTLVFKTIGFIIQLIKTWTKQSSHTVRPVPMKGSFSRFKNLELWTKLAPFLGYDAAKRDYVRQVQDDDDSSSDSDSGLAEESEHVVAPLVSRQPNLVRRSSVSSRQSQNSTPSRAGTPTRPLCSATCVNGQPCRMFATTSQGTCSRHSS; encoded by the exons ATGCATCAACGTTTCTTGCTCGTATTTTACTTTCTAAGTGTCACCACATTTCTGCCCTTGACAGCAACCTTTTCCATTGCTGACTGGATCTGGAAGCAAAAGGATGATTTAGCGGCCAGCTACTTGGCAATGATTAACAGTGGTCATATTAACCACGAAAAGATTGAGCTCCCTGAAGTGCCTTTCGAGACCTCATCAAAAGATgaaag ATTCCTCCAAGAAGCCCAGTATTTTGGTTTGTCTCTGTCTTCGCCTCTAGAGAAATGTCAGCAGTCCATCGTGTTCAAATTGAAATCCTCCTGCTCTTCTTTGACTGAAGAACAACTTGGCTTATTCAGTGTTGAGTTGCTGAACTGTCAACTGAAGTATGAAGGGCGATATGAGTTCCAGTGCACAGAGCCTATGTCTCTGAGGGCTTGCACCAGCAGCATGGACCAGGAGACTTGGAACTCTTACCAGTTAATGAATAACCGCGCTCGATCCCTGTGCGTGGCTCTTAGAACAGCCCAGTTCAACGCCATGACAGAAATGACCATCAACAAACTTATGGCATCCACCAAAGGGCACATTGAATCGCTGCAGGCTCTCAAG gcTGAGCAAGAAACTATGAGTACAAGTACAGATGAGCTGGTGAACAAACTGAACCTGGAGCAAAGCAACTTTCTGCACAAGCAGCTGATGCTGAAGAAACTACAGATGCAAACTGAGCATTTCGTGAGGAACAGACTACGAGACTTGGCCTACGAAAGATCCCTAGTCTCGTCAATCCAAAGACAGCTTACTGCAACTGCAAACATGGTCAGCAAGAAGCTGT TTGATGCCAATGATGAAATAGAGAAACGCAATGGTGAGTGGGAAAATCACCACAACAGACTTGTGGATGATACGAATAAGCTTCACAAGTGGGTGAAAGAAATTTGGCAAGAAATTG aAAGAGGaacggaaaaaatgaaaagtcaaCATGCTTCTACGCTGCAACTCAACGAGGCAACACTGCAGAGTCTGCAGGCAATCAACGCTTCCGTATTGTACTTCCAAAACTTATTTTCAACGACGCACAGAGAAATTAACACAAGACTGACTACTATTGTAGAAACCCTTGGAGGGTCAG ataattacATCAACGCCATCACGCATTTCGGATACCTATTCCTATCTATGCTGCTCATCGCCTTTGTCGGCGCTCCTTATTACACGAAGGTGATCCTGATTCTGCTGCTTTCGCTCAACATATCCATACTCACCACCAACGTCGCGGAGGCTCCTGTCATTCCACTGCCTGCTGTGACGTTCCTCATTGTTTTTGGCACTTTGGTGTTCAAAACTATTGGCTTCATAATCCAGCTGATCAAAACGTGGACCAAACAGTCAAGCCATACCGTGAGGCCTGTGCCTATGAAAGGTTCCTTCTCGCGATTCAAGAATTTAGAGCTGTGGACTAAACTTGCGCCTTTTCTTG GTTATGACGCAGCGAAAAGAGATTACGTCAGGCAGGTCCAGGACGATGACGACTCATCTAGTGACAGTGACAGTGGACTTGCGGAAGAGTCTGAGCATGTTGTAGCACCA CTTGTGAGCCGCCAACCAAACTTGGTGAGGAGATCTTCCGTTTCTTCACGGCAGTctcaaaa CTCTACACCATCACGCGCAGGAACCCCTACCAGACCACTCTGCAGCGCAACTTGCGTAAACGGACAACCTTGCAGGATGTTCGCAACCACATCCCAAGGTACTTGTTCTCGACACAGTTCCTAG